In the genome of Amia ocellicauda isolate fAmiCal2 chromosome 3, fAmiCal2.hap1, whole genome shotgun sequence, one region contains:
- the LOC136747220 gene encoding olfactory receptor 5G26-like: MPFTNLTAAAITEFYITGFSETQHPKAVGCIILIIYLLILLGSSANIYIIARDKRLHTPMYFFICSLSVVDIINSSSVSPTMILVLLADITAISYRSCITQMTLSNLAFVMDKFTISLMAYDRLVAISNPLRYHSILTKTHIVLLTVASWVLGFSIIAVLTGIADRLPYCQKTLSSAFCDYGALVLAACVNTVEYFVVSSVLAFFILFGSFALIFISYLKIIFTVLKIAPSEDRKKMYSTCSNHLIVVVSVFVPPFVIIILPRIGLVLSLTERIALNIFCSLGPCLVNPFVYCFRTKEIRSQLFRIFKAVTPQE, translated from the coding sequence ATGCCATTTACAAACCTTACAGCTGCAGCCATAACAGAATTTTACATCACTGGTTTCAGTGAGACTCAGCATCCAAAGGCAGTCGGATGCatcattttgattatttatttactgattttattGGGCAGCAGTgcaaacatctacatcatcgcaAGAGACAAGCGTCTGCACACCCCAATGTACTTCTTCATTTGCAGTCTCTCTGTTGTAGACATCATCAACAGCTCCAGTGTCAGCCCAACAATGATCCTGGTGCTATTAGCTGACATCACTGCAATCTCTTACAGGTCCTGTATTACTCAGATGACTCTTTCAAACTTAGCTTTTGTAATGGATAAGTTTACTATTAGCTTGATGGCCTATGATCGGTTGGTTGCAATCTCCAATCCTTTGAGATATCACAGTATCCTCACAAAGACTCATATTGTGCTGTTAACAGTAGCATCGTGGGTGCTGGGTTTTTCCATTATTGCAGTTCTTACAGGAATAGCTGACAGACTTCCTTATTGCCAGAAAACACTTTCATCTGCATTTTGTGACTATGGTGCTTTGGTTCTGGCGGCTTGTGTCAATACTGTTGAATATTTTGTTGTATCAAGTGTTCTTGCCTTCTTCATTTTATTTGGTTCCTTTGCTTTGATTTTTATATCCTACCTTAAGATAATCTTCACTGTGCTTAAAATTGCCCCCTCAGAAGACAGGAAAAAAATGTACAGCACTTGTTCAAACCACTTAATAGTAGTTGTTTCAGTTTTTGTCCCTCcatttgtcattattattcTACCACGCATAGGTTTAGTGTTGAGCCTCACAGAACGTATTGCATTAAATATTTTCTGTTCTCTGGGTCCCTGCTTGGTGAATCCTTTTGTGTACTGCTTCAGAACAAAGGAAATAAGAAGTCAGCTTTTCAGAATATTCAAGGCTGTGACACCCCAAGAATAG